One stretch of Sander vitreus isolate 19-12246 chromosome 16, sanVit1, whole genome shotgun sequence DNA includes these proteins:
- the purbb gene encoding transcriptional regulator protein Pur-beta, which yields MVELKMADGDSGSERGGSSGGGGGGGFQHFQRDQETQELASKRLDIQNKRFYLDVKQNSKGRFIKIAEVGAGGSKSRLTLSLSVAAEFRDYLGDFIEHYAQLGPSSPEQIAQATAGEDGGPRRALKSEFLVRENRKYYLDLKENQRGRFLRIRQTVNRGPGFGVGGPAGGMLSGQTIALPAQGLIEFRDALAKLIDDYGGDDEELAGGTAAGGYSELPEGTSIMVDSKRFFFDVGSNKYGVFLRVSEVKPSYRNSITIPFKAWSKFGGAFSRYAEEMKEIQERQRDKMYERRDESEGDDVDDD from the coding sequence ATGGTGGAGCTGAAGATGGCGGATGGCGACAGCGGGAGTGAGCGCGGTGGTAGTAGcgggggaggaggtggaggcggCTTCCAGCACTTCCAGAGGGACCAGGAGACCCAGGAGCTGGCGTCCAAGCGCCTCGACATCCAGAACAAGCGCTTCTATCTGGACGTCAAGCAAAACAGCAAGGGCAGGTTCATCAAGATCGCCGAAGTGGGGGCCGGGGGCTCCAAAAGTCGCTTGACCCTCTCCCTGTCGGTGGCGGCCGAGTTCCGTGACTACCTCGGGGATTTCATCGAGCACTACGCCCAGCTGGGGCCTAGCAGCCCGGAGCAGATAGCACAGGCTACCGCGGGTGAGGACGGCGGGCCTAGGCGAGCTCTGAAGAGCGAGTTTCTCGTCCGGGAAAACCGCAAATACTACCTGGACTTAAAGGAGAACCAGCGGGGGAGGTTCCTGCGGATCCGGCAGACCGTAAACCGTGGACCGGGCTTTGGAGTTGGGGGCCCTGCGGGCGGCATGCTGTCCGGCCAAACCATAGCCCTTCCGGCCCAGGGGCTAATAGAGTTTAGAGACGCCCTTGCTAAGCTCATAGATGACTACGGGGGAGACGACGAGGAGCTAGCCGGGGGCACAGCCGCCGGGGGCTACAGCGAGCTCCCCGAGGGCACCTCCATCATGGTGGACTCCAAACGGTTCTTTTTCGACGTGGGGTCCAACAAATACGGAGTGTTCCTGCGCGTGAGCGAGGTGAAGCCTAGCTACAGGAACTCTATCACCATCCCGTTCAAAGCCTGGAGCAAATTCGGCGGAGCTTTCAGCAGATACGCCGAGGAGATGAAAGAGATCCAGGAAAGGCAGAGGGATAAAATGTACGAGAGGAGAGACGAGTCCGAGGGAGACGACGTGGACGACGACTGa
- the il1b gene encoding interleukin-1 beta codes for MCDFDLSQALDGSPDCDETGFEDSCFDMTDVQDEFFQLDKGLDMLVSHNRKTLQSVANLLLAVNRMKESLTRCDSELSDEELGSAIMESLVTVTHVTTTSSAGVKRIFQRINSGNLCTLCDCSQKYIIQAPGGSKLQAVTLQGGNGDKKVNFKLSRYITPNVSADEVGAVVLSITNTLHMSCCMKDGKAVLNLEECSKEHLKKISDDGDMDRFLFYKRTTGTSLTTFESVRCRGWVISTSHKAEYQTVEMCQQDAVRRLTHFKIT; via the exons ATGTGTGACTTCGACCTGTCTCAAGCTTTGGACGG CTCACCGGACTGCGATGAGACAGGATTTGAGGACAGCTGCTTTGACATGACG gacgtTCAGGATGAGTTCTTCCAACTCGACAAGGGACTGGACATGTTGGTTAGCCACAATCGAAAGACCCTGCAGTCTGTTGCTAACCTGCTGCTGGCGGTGAACAGGATGAAAGAGTCCCTGACTCGCTGCGACAGCGAGCTCAGCGACGAGGAGCTCGGCAGCGCCATCATGGAGAGCCTGGTGACCG TAACACACGTCACGACGACTTCGTCCGCGGGCGTGAAGAGAATATTCCAGCGTATCAACAGTGGTAATCTGTGCACTCTGTGTGACTGTTCACAGAAATACATCATCCAGGCGCCAGGGGGGTCAAAACTGCAGGCCGTGACTCTGCAGGGAGGAAACGGCGACAAGAAAG TGAATTTTAAGTTGTCGCGGTACATCACTCCGAACGTCTCGGCTGATGAAGTAGGGGCCGTCGTCCTGTCCATCACCAACACACTACACATGTCCTGCTGCATGAAGGACGGGAAGGCTGTGCTCAATCTGGAG GAATGCAGCAAGGAGCATTTAAAAAAGATCAGCGACGACGGAGACATGGACCGGTTCCTCTTCTACAAGAGAACCACGGGAACGTCTCTGACCACGTTTGAGTCGGTGAGGTGCAGAGGCTGGGTCATCAGCACTTCCCACAAGGCTGAATACCAGACGGTGGAGATGTGTCAACAGGACGCCGTCCGCCGCCTCACCCACTTCAAAATTACCTGA